CCGCCTTGCGCTCCGGGCTCAGGCTCTGGAACTCACCGAAGCGCTCGCGCAGCAGCTGGCGCTCCTCGGGCGAGAGCCGCTGCAGCGCCTTCAGGTTGGCGCGCAGCCGCTCCCGCTCCTCGGGGGACAGGCGCCGCAGGCGCTCCAGGTTGCCGCGCACGCGCTTCTGTTCCTCGGCAGAGAGCGCCCTGAACTCCCGGAGCTTCGCGCGCAGGGCCTCCTTCTGTTCGGGCGAGAGCTTCTCGAAGCGCTCCGCCGCCGTGGGCGCCCGCCCGGGCTCCTGCGCCCGGGAGGAGGCTCCGAGCAACAGCACCACCAGCCCTCCGGCCATGGCCAGCGTCCGTCTCATTCCCGCACCTCCAGCTCATGCAGGTGGGTGACGACCTCCAGGTCCTCGAAGCTGTCCAGGCCCACCACGTCGTAGTCCTCCACCAGCTCCAGGTTCGAGGCCAGCTCCAGCGCCCCGGGGTCCGCTTCCTCCAGGCCCGCCGGTCCGCGGGGAGAGAGCACGAGCACCACCCCCGCCGCGGCCGCCAGGCCCAGGGCCGGGGCCCACACCCAGGGGCGCAGCAGGGCGCGCAGCCGCTCCGGGAGCGGCGCGGGCAGGGCCTCCACCTTGGCCAGCACCTGCCGCCGGGTGGCCGGGGAGGGCGTGAACCCGGGCAGCCGCGCCACCTTCGCCACCGTGCCGCGCAGCAGGGCCTCCGTGCTCCGGCAGGGGGCGCATGTCTCCAGGTGCGCCCCCACCTCCGCGTGACGCGCGGGGGCCAGCTCCCCGTCGATGAATGCCGTCAGCTCGTCCTCGACCGTACAGCTCATGCCCTGCTCCTCGCGGGCCCGGTGCCCGCCTGCAACGCTTCCACCTTCCGGGCCACGGCCAGGGTGGCCCGGTGGATGAGGCTCTTCACGGCGGCCTCGCTCGCCCCCAGCGCCGTGGCGATGTCCCGGTAGGCCATGCCCTCGAAGCGGCACAGGGTGAAGGCCGCCCGCTCGCGCTCACTCATGCCCTGCAGGGCCTCGCCCACGGCCCGCTCCAGCTCCCGCCCCGCCACCGCCTCGTCCGGCTGCTCCGCCCCGGGGCTGGCCACCTCCACCCCGCCGTCCTCCGCGTCCCCCGGGGAGGTGGAGGTGTGGGCCACCCGGTACTCGCCCCGGCGCACCTCGTTGAGGCAGTGGTTGGTGGCCACCCGGAACAGGAACGTCTTGAACGGGGCCGCGGGCTGGTAGGCCTTCGCGTTCCGGTACAGCTTCACGAAGATGTCCTGGGCCAGCTCCTCCGCCCGGGCCCGGTCCCCCACGAAGCGGAAGGCAAAGCGGGCCACGCTGGCGTGGTAGCGGTCGAACAGCAGGGCGAATGCCCGCCGGTCGCCCG
This window of the Stigmatella erecta genome carries:
- a CDS encoding anti-sigma factor family protein, producing MSCTVEDELTAFIDGELAPARHAEVGAHLETCAPCRSTEALLRGTVAKVARLPGFTPSPATRRQVLAKVEALPAPLPERLRALLRPWVWAPALGLAAAAGVVLVLSPRGPAGLEEADPGALELASNLELVEDYDVVGLDSFEDLEVVTHLHELEVRE
- a CDS encoding RNA polymerase sigma factor, which produces MDADSDAQVMVRVAAGDRRAFALLFDRYHASVARFAFRFVGDRARAEELAQDIFVKLYRNAKAYQPAAPFKTFLFRVATNHCLNEVRRGEYRVAHTSTSPGDAEDGGVEVASPGAEQPDEAVAGRELERAVGEALQGMSERERAAFTLCRFEGMAYRDIATALGASEAAVKSLIHRATLAVARKVEALQAGTGPARSRA
- a CDS encoding DUF3106 domain-containing protein, whose protein sequence is MRRTLAMAGGLVVLLLGASSRAQEPGRAPTAAERFEKLSPEQKEALRAKLREFRALSAEEQKRVRGNLERLRRLSPEERERLRANLKALQRLSPEERQLLRERFGEFQSLSPERKAELRQRMREYLRAHPERREQMRENLRRWRQLSPEQRQELRDRLRERRRR